A stretch of the Meles meles chromosome 19, mMelMel3.1 paternal haplotype, whole genome shotgun sequence genome encodes the following:
- the EML2 gene encoding echinoderm microtubule-associated protein-like 2 isoform X1 codes for MSLDDNLSGTSGMEVDDRVSALEQRLQLQEDELAVLKAALADALRRLRACEEQGAELRARGTPKGRAPPRLGTTASVCQLLKGLPTRTPLNGAGPPRRVGGYATSPSSPKKDATTSGRSARRYLSPERLASVRREDPRSRTTSSSSNCSAKKEGKTKEVIFSMEEGSVKMFLRGRPVPMLIPDELAPTYSLDTRSELPSSRLKLDWVYGYRGRDCRANLYLLPTGEIVYFVASVAVLYSVEEQRQRHYLGHNDDIKCLAVHPDMVTIATGQVAGTTKEGKPLPPHVRIWDSVSLSTLHVLGLGVFDRAVCCVGFSKSNGGNLLCAVDESNDHMLSVWDWAKEAKVVDGKCSNEAVLVATFHPTDPTLLITCGKSHIYFWSLEGGSLSKRQGLFEKHEKPKYVLCVTFLEGGDVVTGDSGGNLYVWGKGGNRITQAVLGAHDGGVFGLCALRDGTLVSGGGRDRRVVLWGSDYSKLQEVEVPEDFGPVRTVAEGRGDTLYVGTTRNSILQGSVHTGFSLLVQGHVEELWGLATHPSRAQFVTCGQDKLVHLWSVDSHQPLWSRVIEDPARSAGFHPSGSVLAVGTVTGRWLLLDTETHDLVAIHTDGNEQISVVSFSPDGAYLTVGSHDNLVYVYTVDQGGRKVSRLGKCSGHSSFITHLDWAQDSSCFVTNSGDYEILYWDPATCKQITSADAVRNVEWATATCVLGFGVFGIWSEGADGTDINAVARSHDGKLLASADDFGKVHLFSYPCCQPRALSHKYGGHSSHVTNVAFLCDDSVALTTGGKDTSVLQWRVV; via the exons ATGACAATTTGTCGGGCACGAGCGGCATGGAGGTGGACGACCGCGTGTCGGCGCTGGAGCAGCGGCTGCAGCTGCAGGAAGACGAGCTCGCGGTCCTAAAGGCGGCGCTGGCTGACGCTTTGCGTCGCCTGCGGGCATGCGAAGAGCAGGGTGCTGAGCTGCGCGCGCGGGGAACCCCCAAGGGCCGAGCGCCTCCACGCTTAGGCACCACAGCTTCGG TGTGTCAGCTCTTGAAAGGCCTTCCCACCAGGACGCCCCTCAATGGCGCGGGACCCCCGCGGCGCGTGGGCGGCTATGCCacctccccatcctcccccaaGAAGGACGCGACGACCTCCGGGCGCAG CGCCCGCCGCTATTTGTCACCAGAGCGCCTCGCCTCGGTGCGCCGCGAGGACCCCCGCAGCCGCACCACATCTTCTAGCAGCAATTGTAGCGCCAAAAAGGAAGG CAAAACCAAAGAAGTTATCTTCAGCAtgg AGGAGGGCTCCGTGAAAATGTTCCTGAGGGGGCGCCCCGTGCCCATGCTGATTCCGGACGAGCTGGCGCCCACCTACAGCCTGGACACCCGCTCTGAGCTGCCCTCCAGCCGTCTCAAGCTGGACTGGGT CTATGGCTACCGCGGCCGAGACTGCCGGGCCAACCTTTACCTGCTGCCCACCGGGGAGATAGTGTACTTCGTGGCCTCCGTGGCTGTGCTGTACAgtgtggaggagcagaggcagcgGCATTACCTGGGACACAACGATGACATCAAATG cctggctGTCCACCCTGATATGGTCACCATTGCTACCGGACAGGTGGCAGGCACCACGAAGGAGGGGAAG CCACTACCACCCCACGTGCGCAtttgggactcagtttccctttcCACCTTACATGTGCTGGGCTTGGGGGTGTTTGACAGAGCTGTGTGCTGTGTGGGCTTTTCCAAATCT aATGGGGGCAACCTGCTGTGTGCAGTGGATGAATCCAACGATCACATGTTGTCCGTGTGGGACTGGGCCAAGGAGGCCAAGGTGGTGGATGGCAAG TGTTCCAACGAGGCCGTGCTGGTGGCCACCTTCCACCCCACAGACCCCACCCTGCTCATCACCTGCGGGAAATCCCACATCTACTTCTGGAGTCTGGAGGGGGGCAGCCTGAGCAAGCGGCAGGGCCTCTTTGAG AAACATGAGAAACCGAAGTATGTGCTGTGTGTGACCTTTTTGGAGGGCGGCGATGTGGTCACCGGGGACTCTGGGGGGAACCTCTATGTCTGGGGCAAAG GTGGGAATCGCATCACACAGGCAGTGCTGGGAGCCCATGATGGCGGTGTGTTTGGGCTCTGCGCCCTGCGGGACGGGACGCTGGTGTCCGGAGGGGGCCGTGATCGTCGGGTGGTCCTCTGGGGTTCTGACTACAGCAAGCTGCAGGAGGTggag GTCCCGGAGGACTTCGGCCCAGTGCGCACCGTGGCAGAGGGCCGGGGGGACACGCTGTACGTGGGCACCACCCGCAACTCCATCCTCCAGGGCTCTGTCCACACCGGCTTCTCACTGCTCGTCCAG GGCCACGTGGAAGAGCTGtggggcctggccacacaccccAGCCGGGCACAGTTCGTGACATGTGGGCAGGATAAGCTGGTGCATCTGTGGAGTGTGGACTCCCACCAGCCCCTGTGGAGTCGGGTCATCGAG GACCCTGCCCGCTCTGCTGGCTTCCACCCCAGTGGCTCTGTCCTGGCCGTGGGCACGGTGACTGGCAG GTGGCTGCTCCTGGACACGGAGACCCATGACCTGGTGGCTATCCACACGGATGGCAATGAACAGATCTCAGTGGTCAGCTTCTCTCCAG acgGGGCGTACCTGACCGTGGGCTCCCACGACAACTTGGTGTACGTGTACACGGTGGACCAGGGCGGCCGCAAGGTCAGCCGCCTGGGCAAGTGCTCG ggcCATTCCAGTTTTATCACCCACCTGGACTGGGCCCAGGACAGCAGCTGCTTTGTCACCAACTCGGGGGACTACGAGATTCTGTACT GGGACCCAGCTACCTGTAAGCAGATCACTAGTGCAGATGCTGTGAGGAACGTGGAATGGGCCACGGCCACTTGCGTCCTGGGATTTGGGGTGTTCG GGATCTGGTCCGAGGGAGCAGATGGTACTGACATCAACGCCGTGGCCCGCTCCCATGACGGGAAGTTGCTGGCTTCGGCTGATGACTTTGGCAAAGTCCACCTGTTCAGTTATCCCTGCTGTCAGCCCCGA gccCTCAGCCACAAATACGGCGGACACAGCAGCCATGTGACAAACGTGGCCTTCTTGTGCGATGACAGCGTGGCCCTGACCACGGGGGGCAAGGACACCAGTGTGCTGCAGTGGCGGGTGGTCTGA
- the EML2 gene encoding echinoderm microtubule-associated protein-like 2 isoform X2 has translation MAERGPAFCGLYDTSSLLQYCNDDNLSGTSGMEVDDRVSALEQRLQLQEDELAVLKAALADALRRLRACEEQGAELRARGTPKGRAPPRLGTTASVCQLLKGLPTRTPLNGAGPPRRVGGYATSPSSPKKDATTSGRSARRYLSPERLASVRREDPRSRTTSSSSNCSAKKEGKTKEVIFSMEEGSVKMFLRGRPVPMLIPDELAPTYSLDTRSELPSSRLKLDWVYGYRGRDCRANLYLLPTGEIVYFVASVAVLYSVEEQRQRHYLGHNDDIKCLAVHPDMVTIATGQVAGTTKEGKPLPPHVRIWDSVSLSTLHVLGLGVFDRAVCCVGFSKSNGGNLLCAVDESNDHMLSVWDWAKEAKVVDGKCSNEAVLVATFHPTDPTLLITCGKSHIYFWSLEGGSLSKRQGLFEKHEKPKYVLCVTFLEGGDVVTGDSGGNLYVWGKGGNRITQAVLGAHDGGVFGLCALRDGTLVSGGGRDRRVVLWGSDYSKLQEVEVPEDFGPVRTVAEGRGDTLYVGTTRNSILQGSVHTGFSLLVQGHVEELWGLATHPSRAQFVTCGQDKLVHLWSVDSHQPLWSRVIEDPARSAGFHPSGSVLAVGTVTGRWLLLDTETHDLVAIHTDGNEQISVVSFSPDGAYLTVGSHDNLVYVYTVDQGGRKVSRLGKCSGHSSFITHLDWAQDSSCFVTNSGDYEILYWDPATCKQITSADAVRNVEWATATCVLGFGVFGIWSEGADGTDINAVARSHDGKLLASADDFGKVHLFSYPCCQPRALSHKYGGHSSHVTNVAFLCDDSVALTTGGKDTSVLQWRVV, from the exons ATGACAATTTGTCGGGCACGAGCGGCATGGAGGTGGACGACCGCGTGTCGGCGCTGGAGCAGCGGCTGCAGCTGCAGGAAGACGAGCTCGCGGTCCTAAAGGCGGCGCTGGCTGACGCTTTGCGTCGCCTGCGGGCATGCGAAGAGCAGGGTGCTGAGCTGCGCGCGCGGGGAACCCCCAAGGGCCGAGCGCCTCCACGCTTAGGCACCACAGCTTCGG TGTGTCAGCTCTTGAAAGGCCTTCCCACCAGGACGCCCCTCAATGGCGCGGGACCCCCGCGGCGCGTGGGCGGCTATGCCacctccccatcctcccccaaGAAGGACGCGACGACCTCCGGGCGCAG CGCCCGCCGCTATTTGTCACCAGAGCGCCTCGCCTCGGTGCGCCGCGAGGACCCCCGCAGCCGCACCACATCTTCTAGCAGCAATTGTAGCGCCAAAAAGGAAGG CAAAACCAAAGAAGTTATCTTCAGCAtgg AGGAGGGCTCCGTGAAAATGTTCCTGAGGGGGCGCCCCGTGCCCATGCTGATTCCGGACGAGCTGGCGCCCACCTACAGCCTGGACACCCGCTCTGAGCTGCCCTCCAGCCGTCTCAAGCTGGACTGGGT CTATGGCTACCGCGGCCGAGACTGCCGGGCCAACCTTTACCTGCTGCCCACCGGGGAGATAGTGTACTTCGTGGCCTCCGTGGCTGTGCTGTACAgtgtggaggagcagaggcagcgGCATTACCTGGGACACAACGATGACATCAAATG cctggctGTCCACCCTGATATGGTCACCATTGCTACCGGACAGGTGGCAGGCACCACGAAGGAGGGGAAG CCACTACCACCCCACGTGCGCAtttgggactcagtttccctttcCACCTTACATGTGCTGGGCTTGGGGGTGTTTGACAGAGCTGTGTGCTGTGTGGGCTTTTCCAAATCT aATGGGGGCAACCTGCTGTGTGCAGTGGATGAATCCAACGATCACATGTTGTCCGTGTGGGACTGGGCCAAGGAGGCCAAGGTGGTGGATGGCAAG TGTTCCAACGAGGCCGTGCTGGTGGCCACCTTCCACCCCACAGACCCCACCCTGCTCATCACCTGCGGGAAATCCCACATCTACTTCTGGAGTCTGGAGGGGGGCAGCCTGAGCAAGCGGCAGGGCCTCTTTGAG AAACATGAGAAACCGAAGTATGTGCTGTGTGTGACCTTTTTGGAGGGCGGCGATGTGGTCACCGGGGACTCTGGGGGGAACCTCTATGTCTGGGGCAAAG GTGGGAATCGCATCACACAGGCAGTGCTGGGAGCCCATGATGGCGGTGTGTTTGGGCTCTGCGCCCTGCGGGACGGGACGCTGGTGTCCGGAGGGGGCCGTGATCGTCGGGTGGTCCTCTGGGGTTCTGACTACAGCAAGCTGCAGGAGGTggag GTCCCGGAGGACTTCGGCCCAGTGCGCACCGTGGCAGAGGGCCGGGGGGACACGCTGTACGTGGGCACCACCCGCAACTCCATCCTCCAGGGCTCTGTCCACACCGGCTTCTCACTGCTCGTCCAG GGCCACGTGGAAGAGCTGtggggcctggccacacaccccAGCCGGGCACAGTTCGTGACATGTGGGCAGGATAAGCTGGTGCATCTGTGGAGTGTGGACTCCCACCAGCCCCTGTGGAGTCGGGTCATCGAG GACCCTGCCCGCTCTGCTGGCTTCCACCCCAGTGGCTCTGTCCTGGCCGTGGGCACGGTGACTGGCAG GTGGCTGCTCCTGGACACGGAGACCCATGACCTGGTGGCTATCCACACGGATGGCAATGAACAGATCTCAGTGGTCAGCTTCTCTCCAG acgGGGCGTACCTGACCGTGGGCTCCCACGACAACTTGGTGTACGTGTACACGGTGGACCAGGGCGGCCGCAAGGTCAGCCGCCTGGGCAAGTGCTCG ggcCATTCCAGTTTTATCACCCACCTGGACTGGGCCCAGGACAGCAGCTGCTTTGTCACCAACTCGGGGGACTACGAGATTCTGTACT GGGACCCAGCTACCTGTAAGCAGATCACTAGTGCAGATGCTGTGAGGAACGTGGAATGGGCCACGGCCACTTGCGTCCTGGGATTTGGGGTGTTCG GGATCTGGTCCGAGGGAGCAGATGGTACTGACATCAACGCCGTGGCCCGCTCCCATGACGGGAAGTTGCTGGCTTCGGCTGATGACTTTGGCAAAGTCCACCTGTTCAGTTATCCCTGCTGTCAGCCCCGA gccCTCAGCCACAAATACGGCGGACACAGCAGCCATGTGACAAACGTGGCCTTCTTGTGCGATGACAGCGTGGCCCTGACCACGGGGGGCAAGGACACCAGTGTGCTGCAGTGGCGGGTGGTCTGA
- the EML2 gene encoding echinoderm microtubule-associated protein-like 2 isoform X4, translating into MSSFGAGKTKEVIFSMEEGSVKMFLRGRPVPMLIPDELAPTYSLDTRSELPSSRLKLDWVYGYRGRDCRANLYLLPTGEIVYFVASVAVLYSVEEQRQRHYLGHNDDIKCLAVHPDMVTIATGQVAGTTKEGKPLPPHVRIWDSVSLSTLHVLGLGVFDRAVCCVGFSKSNGGNLLCAVDESNDHMLSVWDWAKEAKVVDGKCSNEAVLVATFHPTDPTLLITCGKSHIYFWSLEGGSLSKRQGLFEKHEKPKYVLCVTFLEGGDVVTGDSGGNLYVWGKGGNRITQAVLGAHDGGVFGLCALRDGTLVSGGGRDRRVVLWGSDYSKLQEVEVPEDFGPVRTVAEGRGDTLYVGTTRNSILQGSVHTGFSLLVQGHVEELWGLATHPSRAQFVTCGQDKLVHLWSVDSHQPLWSRVIEDPARSAGFHPSGSVLAVGTVTGRWLLLDTETHDLVAIHTDGNEQISVVSFSPDGAYLTVGSHDNLVYVYTVDQGGRKVSRLGKCSGHSSFITHLDWAQDSSCFVTNSGDYEILYWDPATCKQITSADAVRNVEWATATCVLGFGVFGIWSEGADGTDINAVARSHDGKLLASADDFGKVHLFSYPCCQPRALSHKYGGHSSHVTNVAFLCDDSVALTTGGKDTSVLQWRVV; encoded by the exons ATGAGTAGCTTTGGAGCTGG CAAAACCAAAGAAGTTATCTTCAGCAtgg AGGAGGGCTCCGTGAAAATGTTCCTGAGGGGGCGCCCCGTGCCCATGCTGATTCCGGACGAGCTGGCGCCCACCTACAGCCTGGACACCCGCTCTGAGCTGCCCTCCAGCCGTCTCAAGCTGGACTGGGT CTATGGCTACCGCGGCCGAGACTGCCGGGCCAACCTTTACCTGCTGCCCACCGGGGAGATAGTGTACTTCGTGGCCTCCGTGGCTGTGCTGTACAgtgtggaggagcagaggcagcgGCATTACCTGGGACACAACGATGACATCAAATG cctggctGTCCACCCTGATATGGTCACCATTGCTACCGGACAGGTGGCAGGCACCACGAAGGAGGGGAAG CCACTACCACCCCACGTGCGCAtttgggactcagtttccctttcCACCTTACATGTGCTGGGCTTGGGGGTGTTTGACAGAGCTGTGTGCTGTGTGGGCTTTTCCAAATCT aATGGGGGCAACCTGCTGTGTGCAGTGGATGAATCCAACGATCACATGTTGTCCGTGTGGGACTGGGCCAAGGAGGCCAAGGTGGTGGATGGCAAG TGTTCCAACGAGGCCGTGCTGGTGGCCACCTTCCACCCCACAGACCCCACCCTGCTCATCACCTGCGGGAAATCCCACATCTACTTCTGGAGTCTGGAGGGGGGCAGCCTGAGCAAGCGGCAGGGCCTCTTTGAG AAACATGAGAAACCGAAGTATGTGCTGTGTGTGACCTTTTTGGAGGGCGGCGATGTGGTCACCGGGGACTCTGGGGGGAACCTCTATGTCTGGGGCAAAG GTGGGAATCGCATCACACAGGCAGTGCTGGGAGCCCATGATGGCGGTGTGTTTGGGCTCTGCGCCCTGCGGGACGGGACGCTGGTGTCCGGAGGGGGCCGTGATCGTCGGGTGGTCCTCTGGGGTTCTGACTACAGCAAGCTGCAGGAGGTggag GTCCCGGAGGACTTCGGCCCAGTGCGCACCGTGGCAGAGGGCCGGGGGGACACGCTGTACGTGGGCACCACCCGCAACTCCATCCTCCAGGGCTCTGTCCACACCGGCTTCTCACTGCTCGTCCAG GGCCACGTGGAAGAGCTGtggggcctggccacacaccccAGCCGGGCACAGTTCGTGACATGTGGGCAGGATAAGCTGGTGCATCTGTGGAGTGTGGACTCCCACCAGCCCCTGTGGAGTCGGGTCATCGAG GACCCTGCCCGCTCTGCTGGCTTCCACCCCAGTGGCTCTGTCCTGGCCGTGGGCACGGTGACTGGCAG GTGGCTGCTCCTGGACACGGAGACCCATGACCTGGTGGCTATCCACACGGATGGCAATGAACAGATCTCAGTGGTCAGCTTCTCTCCAG acgGGGCGTACCTGACCGTGGGCTCCCACGACAACTTGGTGTACGTGTACACGGTGGACCAGGGCGGCCGCAAGGTCAGCCGCCTGGGCAAGTGCTCG ggcCATTCCAGTTTTATCACCCACCTGGACTGGGCCCAGGACAGCAGCTGCTTTGTCACCAACTCGGGGGACTACGAGATTCTGTACT GGGACCCAGCTACCTGTAAGCAGATCACTAGTGCAGATGCTGTGAGGAACGTGGAATGGGCCACGGCCACTTGCGTCCTGGGATTTGGGGTGTTCG GGATCTGGTCCGAGGGAGCAGATGGTACTGACATCAACGCCGTGGCCCGCTCCCATGACGGGAAGTTGCTGGCTTCGGCTGATGACTTTGGCAAAGTCCACCTGTTCAGTTATCCCTGCTGTCAGCCCCGA gccCTCAGCCACAAATACGGCGGACACAGCAGCCATGTGACAAACGTGGCCTTCTTGTGCGATGACAGCGTGGCCCTGACCACGGGGGGCAAGGACACCAGTGTGCTGCAGTGGCGGGTGGTCTGA
- the EML2 gene encoding echinoderm microtubule-associated protein-like 2 isoform X3, which yields MEVDDRVSALEQRLQLQEDELAVLKAALADALRRLRACEEQGAELRARGTPKGRAPPRLGTTASVCQLLKGLPTRTPLNGAGPPRRVGGYATSPSSPKKDATTSGRSARRYLSPERLASVRREDPRSRTTSSSSNCSAKKEGKTKEVIFSMEEGSVKMFLRGRPVPMLIPDELAPTYSLDTRSELPSSRLKLDWVYGYRGRDCRANLYLLPTGEIVYFVASVAVLYSVEEQRQRHYLGHNDDIKCLAVHPDMVTIATGQVAGTTKEGKPLPPHVRIWDSVSLSTLHVLGLGVFDRAVCCVGFSKSNGGNLLCAVDESNDHMLSVWDWAKEAKVVDGKCSNEAVLVATFHPTDPTLLITCGKSHIYFWSLEGGSLSKRQGLFEKHEKPKYVLCVTFLEGGDVVTGDSGGNLYVWGKGGNRITQAVLGAHDGGVFGLCALRDGTLVSGGGRDRRVVLWGSDYSKLQEVEVPEDFGPVRTVAEGRGDTLYVGTTRNSILQGSVHTGFSLLVQGHVEELWGLATHPSRAQFVTCGQDKLVHLWSVDSHQPLWSRVIEDPARSAGFHPSGSVLAVGTVTGRWLLLDTETHDLVAIHTDGNEQISVVSFSPDGAYLTVGSHDNLVYVYTVDQGGRKVSRLGKCSGHSSFITHLDWAQDSSCFVTNSGDYEILYWDPATCKQITSADAVRNVEWATATCVLGFGVFGIWSEGADGTDINAVARSHDGKLLASADDFGKVHLFSYPCCQPRALSHKYGGHSSHVTNVAFLCDDSVALTTGGKDTSVLQWRVV from the exons ATGGAGGTGGACGACCGCGTGTCGGCGCTGGAGCAGCGGCTGCAGCTGCAGGAAGACGAGCTCGCGGTCCTAAAGGCGGCGCTGGCTGACGCTTTGCGTCGCCTGCGGGCATGCGAAGAGCAGGGTGCTGAGCTGCGCGCGCGGGGAACCCCCAAGGGCCGAGCGCCTCCACGCTTAGGCACCACAGCTTCGG TGTGTCAGCTCTTGAAAGGCCTTCCCACCAGGACGCCCCTCAATGGCGCGGGACCCCCGCGGCGCGTGGGCGGCTATGCCacctccccatcctcccccaaGAAGGACGCGACGACCTCCGGGCGCAG CGCCCGCCGCTATTTGTCACCAGAGCGCCTCGCCTCGGTGCGCCGCGAGGACCCCCGCAGCCGCACCACATCTTCTAGCAGCAATTGTAGCGCCAAAAAGGAAGG CAAAACCAAAGAAGTTATCTTCAGCAtgg AGGAGGGCTCCGTGAAAATGTTCCTGAGGGGGCGCCCCGTGCCCATGCTGATTCCGGACGAGCTGGCGCCCACCTACAGCCTGGACACCCGCTCTGAGCTGCCCTCCAGCCGTCTCAAGCTGGACTGGGT CTATGGCTACCGCGGCCGAGACTGCCGGGCCAACCTTTACCTGCTGCCCACCGGGGAGATAGTGTACTTCGTGGCCTCCGTGGCTGTGCTGTACAgtgtggaggagcagaggcagcgGCATTACCTGGGACACAACGATGACATCAAATG cctggctGTCCACCCTGATATGGTCACCATTGCTACCGGACAGGTGGCAGGCACCACGAAGGAGGGGAAG CCACTACCACCCCACGTGCGCAtttgggactcagtttccctttcCACCTTACATGTGCTGGGCTTGGGGGTGTTTGACAGAGCTGTGTGCTGTGTGGGCTTTTCCAAATCT aATGGGGGCAACCTGCTGTGTGCAGTGGATGAATCCAACGATCACATGTTGTCCGTGTGGGACTGGGCCAAGGAGGCCAAGGTGGTGGATGGCAAG TGTTCCAACGAGGCCGTGCTGGTGGCCACCTTCCACCCCACAGACCCCACCCTGCTCATCACCTGCGGGAAATCCCACATCTACTTCTGGAGTCTGGAGGGGGGCAGCCTGAGCAAGCGGCAGGGCCTCTTTGAG AAACATGAGAAACCGAAGTATGTGCTGTGTGTGACCTTTTTGGAGGGCGGCGATGTGGTCACCGGGGACTCTGGGGGGAACCTCTATGTCTGGGGCAAAG GTGGGAATCGCATCACACAGGCAGTGCTGGGAGCCCATGATGGCGGTGTGTTTGGGCTCTGCGCCCTGCGGGACGGGACGCTGGTGTCCGGAGGGGGCCGTGATCGTCGGGTGGTCCTCTGGGGTTCTGACTACAGCAAGCTGCAGGAGGTggag GTCCCGGAGGACTTCGGCCCAGTGCGCACCGTGGCAGAGGGCCGGGGGGACACGCTGTACGTGGGCACCACCCGCAACTCCATCCTCCAGGGCTCTGTCCACACCGGCTTCTCACTGCTCGTCCAG GGCCACGTGGAAGAGCTGtggggcctggccacacaccccAGCCGGGCACAGTTCGTGACATGTGGGCAGGATAAGCTGGTGCATCTGTGGAGTGTGGACTCCCACCAGCCCCTGTGGAGTCGGGTCATCGAG GACCCTGCCCGCTCTGCTGGCTTCCACCCCAGTGGCTCTGTCCTGGCCGTGGGCACGGTGACTGGCAG GTGGCTGCTCCTGGACACGGAGACCCATGACCTGGTGGCTATCCACACGGATGGCAATGAACAGATCTCAGTGGTCAGCTTCTCTCCAG acgGGGCGTACCTGACCGTGGGCTCCCACGACAACTTGGTGTACGTGTACACGGTGGACCAGGGCGGCCGCAAGGTCAGCCGCCTGGGCAAGTGCTCG ggcCATTCCAGTTTTATCACCCACCTGGACTGGGCCCAGGACAGCAGCTGCTTTGTCACCAACTCGGGGGACTACGAGATTCTGTACT GGGACCCAGCTACCTGTAAGCAGATCACTAGTGCAGATGCTGTGAGGAACGTGGAATGGGCCACGGCCACTTGCGTCCTGGGATTTGGGGTGTTCG GGATCTGGTCCGAGGGAGCAGATGGTACTGACATCAACGCCGTGGCCCGCTCCCATGACGGGAAGTTGCTGGCTTCGGCTGATGACTTTGGCAAAGTCCACCTGTTCAGTTATCCCTGCTGTCAGCCCCGA gccCTCAGCCACAAATACGGCGGACACAGCAGCCATGTGACAAACGTGGCCTTCTTGTGCGATGACAGCGTGGCCCTGACCACGGGGGGCAAGGACACCAGTGTGCTGCAGTGGCGGGTGGTCTGA